The nucleotide sequence TTCGTGACGTAGACTTTGCTGCAGAATCGGCGAGCTTCAACAAACATAACATCATGGCCCAGTCTGGATCGTATGCTATGTCTCAGGCCAACGCCGTCCAGCAGAACGTCCTCAGACTTCTCCAGTAGTTTTAT is from Sulfuricurvum sp. IAE1 and encodes:
- a CDS encoding flagellin, giving the protein RDVDFAAESASFNKHNIMAQSGSYAMSQANAVQQNVLRLLQ